The Haladaptatus cibarius D43 genome window below encodes:
- a CDS encoding immunoglobulin-like domain-containing protein, with protein MKLVSELYSPNPVDEYTLSDDEILYKEGNGLRISSNKEVVKIGKQIKFEIENVSDEEVIVSPGKPYTLLKKIENDWKEVVETSEKGVFLTMVGIPPGNIDNIEMIIDESQFSKPETLSMIGEFTPGKYRFIYLGHRPFLAIDFIVSK; from the coding sequence ATGAAGTTGGTTTCAGAACTGTACTCTCCCAATCCTGTCGATGAGTATACGCTCTCTGACGACGAGATTCTATACAAGGAAGGAAATGGTCTTCGGATTTCTTCTAATAAAGAAGTTGTTAAAATTGGGAAACAGATTAAATTCGAGATTGAAAATGTGTCTGATGAGGAAGTAATCGTAAGCCCTGGGAAGCCCTATACTCTATTAAAGAAAATAGAAAACGATTGGAAGGAAGTAGTGGAAACAAGTGAAAAGGGAGTTTTCCTTACAATGGTCGGCATTCCCCCTGGAAATATAGACAATATAGAGATGATCATTGATGAAAGCCAATTTTCTAAGCCAGAAACTCTTTCCATGATAGGAGAGTTTACTCCCGGAAAATATAGGTTCATTTATTTAGGTCATAGGCCCTTCTTAGCTATTGATTTCATTGTGTCAAAATAA
- a CDS encoding chymotrypsin family serine protease, translated as MEKESENSSLGRRKYLSFVGGGVAGSSIINKVGSVTGSPVDVVTEIGGDGTKYYKRIPRDWWEYNKKTDSALRTAKSHLLSHPDIDSIGLTVDRSDGLISGRLKPKLRYSVYNENGSEVVPNSVGGIPAVVEQSEPTELLAYDECPYNTGHYESIGGGTGMYAKKENGKKVFATSCSVMQKNNNRFLLTANHTFQCEPNDLDAAYQGNRVFGYVSSYSSSNDWTLIELNADESWTNAIRVSDAISNPIVWGHFTEAGLEYLFADPNHYVGKQGRSTGYTLGEITSIKNSGLSSSKYPCVDIDNYIETSTEAAKGDSGGPIWSESSNENGDVSVVAMTNSGSVPTSKNTCTTPNNGGFVVHAKTNGIAAYQVFRDSDCYFGTGHLDRGE; from the coding sequence ATGGAAAAAGAATCTGAAAATTCAAGTTTAGGGCGTCGCAAATACCTCTCATTCGTCGGTGGAGGAGTAGCCGGTAGCTCAATAATCAATAAAGTTGGTTCAGTTACGGGTTCACCCGTTGACGTCGTAACTGAAATTGGTGGTGATGGCACTAAATACTACAAAAGAATCCCGCGAGATTGGTGGGAGTACAACAAAAAGACAGACTCAGCGCTTAGAACAGCTAAATCCCACCTACTCAGTCATCCGGACATAGATTCAATCGGTTTGACAGTAGATCGTTCAGACGGATTAATCTCAGGACGTTTGAAACCAAAGCTACGATATTCAGTTTATAATGAGAACGGAAGTGAGGTTGTCCCAAATAGTGTCGGTGGTATCCCAGCTGTGGTAGAACAGTCAGAGCCTACTGAGCTGTTAGCATATGATGAGTGCCCATATAATACTGGTCACTATGAAAGCATCGGTGGTGGTACTGGTATGTACGCTAAAAAAGAAAATGGAAAAAAGGTTTTTGCGACCTCTTGCAGCGTCATGCAAAAGAATAACAATCGGTTCCTGCTAACAGCAAATCATACATTCCAATGTGAACCTAATGATCTTGATGCAGCATATCAAGGAAATCGTGTTTTTGGTTACGTTTCATCCTATTCATCATCCAATGATTGGACACTTATTGAGTTAAATGCCGATGAAAGTTGGACAAATGCGATTCGGGTTTCAGATGCAATCAGTAATCCTATAGTTTGGGGACACTTCACTGAAGCGGGGCTTGAATATCTCTTTGCGGATCCCAATCACTACGTTGGTAAGCAGGGCCGGTCAACCGGTTATACTCTAGGGGAAATAACTTCAATAAAGAACAGCGGCTTATCGTCAAGCAAATATCCGTGTGTGGACATTGACAACTATATCGAAACCAGTACTGAAGCAGCAAAGGGTGACTCTGGGGGTCCAATATGGTCTGAAAGCTCAAATGAAAATGGAGATGTATCGGTAGTAGCGATGACGAATAGTGGTTCAGTCCCAACTTCCAAAAACACCTGTACAACACCTAATAATGGAGGGTTTGTAGTTCACGCAAAAACTAATGGGATTGCCGCATATCAGGTGTTTAGAGATAGTGACTGTTACTTTGGTACAGGACATCTGGATAGAGGTGAATAG